A single genomic interval of Candidatus Bathyarchaeota archaeon harbors:
- a CDS encoding 4Fe-4S dicluster domain-containing protein, giving the protein MRKQIVYIPRIELEGRCTGCRLCELVCSMSHSGAFNPDKARIRVVTFDGGLDIPTTCNQCGLCLDRCPINLIKLNPKTGSITIDEEKCTGCGVCIEWCPIGAITLNPETSRAQKCDLCDGSPECVKYCPSKVLHMLDTSSQRSIDFKRRIYAATLAGNEQLLRDYKYGDSAIQSLIKISSKVSGK; this is encoded by the coding sequence TTGAGGAAGCAAATAGTCTACATTCCAAGAATTGAGCTCGAAGGCAGATGCACCGGATGTCGCCTATGCGAGTTAGTCTGTTCTATGAGCCACTCAGGAGCATTCAACCCAGATAAGGCCAGGATAAGGGTTGTAACATTCGACGGTGGATTAGATATTCCGACAACATGCAACCAGTGTGGCCTATGCCTGGATAGATGCCCCATAAACCTGATAAAGCTGAATCCCAAGACCGGCTCAATCACAATCGATGAGGAGAAATGTACAGGATGCGGGGTCTGCATCGAATGGTGCCCAATAGGTGCGATAACCCTAAACCCTGAAACATCTAGAGCCCAGAAGTGCGACCTATGCGACGGCTCACCCGAATGTGTAAAATATTGTCCGAGCAAAGTTCTTCACATGCTCGACACCTCAAGCCAAAGGTCGATTGATTTCAAGAGAAGAATCTATGCAGCGACACTTGCAGGCAACGAACAGTTACTCAGAGACTACAAGTATGGAGACTCAGCAATACAGTCCCTCATCAAAATATCCTCGAAGGTGAGTGGTAAATGA
- a CDS encoding DUF2088 domain-containing protein yields MVEVEIPYGKDTLKLNIEEDHLQKIVNPKPTEPIRDVEEAVLRTLQRPVSGPSFKSLLAPGKKVALAVDNFARPTPAYQILPPILRMVMESGAEPKIIIANGGLRPMTDEELEAKLGREVVNSGIPIYQNIAKNREDYVFLGVTSYGTPIEVNKTFNDSDVKIGVHTTQMTLWGYGGGGSIVLPGVCSYQTIEWNHRLAISKGSITPGYVGPRNHLRRDIEEAAEISGINIVLNTILDVKGRIIDMVAGTSARSHKASIERFDRVYSYTMPNVKADISISGSFPWDKYIAHACWPISTLDPVTRDGGTIILAAPSPGGPAHLSYIKSYMPATKDSWLRILSDIFHMKQELWHAMLWYPIHLVLQRKRVIIVSGRDNVDSLNDIGIEATTSLQEAYRMAVDKAPRDYKVLVAPYGKWMKPRAKAR; encoded by the coding sequence ATGGTTGAGGTTGAGATACCCTACGGTAAGGACACACTGAAACTCAATATTGAGGAAGACCATCTACAGAAAATAGTCAATCCGAAGCCAACCGAGCCTATAAGAGATGTTGAGGAGGCTGTTCTCAGAACACTCCAGAGACCAGTCTCCGGACCAAGCTTCAAGAGCCTCCTAGCACCTGGAAAGAAGGTTGCCCTGGCAGTCGATAACTTTGCGAGGCCGACACCAGCATATCAGATACTCCCACCGATACTTAGAATGGTGATGGAGAGTGGTGCTGAGCCGAAGATAATAATCGCGAATGGAGGTCTCAGGCCGATGACCGACGAGGAGCTTGAGGCCAAACTCGGAAGAGAGGTTGTAAATAGTGGCATACCGATATATCAAAACATTGCGAAGAACCGTGAAGACTACGTCTTCCTAGGTGTGACAAGCTATGGTACCCCCATCGAAGTCAACAAGACATTCAACGATTCAGATGTGAAGATTGGCGTACACACAACTCAGATGACCCTATGGGGTTACGGAGGCGGAGGATCAATAGTTCTCCCAGGGGTATGCTCATACCAGACTATTGAGTGGAACCATCGCCTAGCAATCTCTAAAGGCTCAATAACCCCGGGATATGTAGGGCCGAGGAACCACCTGAGAAGAGACATTGAGGAGGCCGCTGAAATCTCAGGAATCAACATAGTTCTGAACACAATTCTTGATGTGAAGGGCAGAATAATAGATATGGTCGCCGGAACATCAGCCAGATCTCACAAGGCTTCCATAGAGAGATTCGACAGAGTATACTCATACACGATGCCAAATGTTAAAGCAGACATATCGATAAGCGGCTCCTTCCCCTGGGACAAATATATCGCCCACGCATGCTGGCCGATATCGACCCTAGACCCTGTGACGAGGGATGGTGGAACAATAATTTTGGCCGCACCAAGCCCAGGAGGCCCAGCCCACCTTTCATACATCAAAAGCTACATGCCCGCAACGAAGGATAGTTGGTTGAGGATACTCTCAGACATCTTCCATATGAAACAGGAGCTATGGCATGCAATGTTATGGTATCCGATACATCTAGTACTGCAGAGAAAGAGAGTCATCATAGTATCAGGTAGAGATAACGTCGACTCTCTAAATGACATAGGTATAGAGGCGACAACCTCACTCCAAGAGGCTTACAGGATGGCGGTAGATAAGGCTCCGAGAGACTATAAAGTTCTAGTTGCACCATACGGGAAATGGATGAAGCCAAGAGCAAAAGCGAGATGA
- a CDS encoding aldehyde ferredoxin oxidoreductase family protein encodes MMIKGGYAGKILRVDLSTGRVKVEDLKEDFAIKYVGGRGFGSIILFRELEPKTDPLGPSNLIIVTPGALTGTAAPAASRTTITFKSPLSNLHGDSASSGLFGANLKYSGYDSLIISGKASNPVYIYIEDDKVEVRDAKKLWGRTTGDTHKLLRDELNIPDLATLTIGQAGEKLVRYASVVTDGGAGVHARCGGGAVFGSKNLKAIVARGHRDLELADPEMFRKTFQEYLDVIAADPYVPPAKKYGTPRFIYHRAKFGIHGAENWQFGAYEWRGVDPELLRSDYSIKAASCPNCPIMCRREFAIRSGRFSGTVSKMEWESIARAITCGVTDAESIIYQTRLANMYGIDAESAGDTIAFAMECYEKGLLTPQDTGGLEIKFKDPDVMLELTRRIAMREGIGDLLAEGTLRAAAKIGKGAERFAMQIKGVEMSAGDPRGMPVRAVSYATGTRGADHLRSNPYIEEIATPQEAKEWFGSEEASDIKGGVKGKGRLVKWSEDFVTIGDLLGLCKFAYYRSATFEYLRRKGIEIATKLYNSITGLNISGEDMMRAGERVFNVEKAFNTREGASRKDDTVPARFFEEPLLGGGPSGGAVVDRDKFQIILDEYYEARGWDISTGLPRLGRLRMLGLEEVAMDLSKSITLKD; translated from the coding sequence ATGATGATCAAAGGCGGATACGCAGGAAAGATCCTCAGAGTAGACCTCTCAACAGGGAGAGTTAAGGTCGAGGACCTCAAAGAAGACTTTGCTATAAAATATGTTGGCGGAAGAGGTTTCGGATCAATCATACTCTTCAGGGAGTTGGAGCCTAAAACAGATCCCTTAGGCCCAAGCAACCTCATCATAGTCACACCAGGAGCCCTCACAGGAACAGCCGCACCGGCCGCAAGCAGAACGACAATAACCTTCAAGTCGCCACTCAGCAACCTACATGGAGACTCAGCCTCATCAGGCCTCTTCGGTGCAAACCTGAAATATTCAGGATACGACTCCCTAATAATATCGGGAAAGGCTTCAAACCCAGTATACATATACATTGAAGACGATAAAGTTGAGGTTCGAGACGCCAAGAAACTCTGGGGTAGAACGACAGGAGACACCCATAAACTGTTGAGGGATGAGTTGAACATACCTGACCTCGCAACCCTCACAATAGGCCAGGCAGGGGAGAAACTTGTGCGGTACGCCTCAGTCGTAACAGATGGTGGGGCAGGGGTCCATGCAAGATGTGGTGGAGGAGCAGTATTCGGCTCAAAGAACCTCAAGGCAATAGTGGCCAGAGGCCACAGGGACCTTGAGCTCGCAGACCCAGAAATGTTCAGGAAAACATTCCAAGAGTATCTGGATGTCATAGCTGCGGATCCATATGTTCCACCAGCGAAGAAGTATGGAACACCAAGATTCATCTATCACAGAGCCAAGTTCGGAATCCACGGAGCTGAGAACTGGCAGTTCGGAGCCTATGAATGGAGAGGCGTCGACCCCGAACTTTTGAGAAGCGACTACTCGATCAAAGCAGCTTCATGTCCAAACTGTCCGATAATGTGTAGAAGAGAGTTCGCCATTCGATCAGGAAGATTCTCAGGAACAGTCTCGAAGATGGAGTGGGAGTCTATAGCGAGAGCTATAACGTGCGGGGTGACGGATGCTGAGTCCATAATCTACCAAACCAGACTTGCCAACATGTATGGGATAGACGCCGAGAGCGCTGGAGACACAATAGCTTTCGCAATGGAATGTTACGAGAAAGGACTCCTGACACCCCAAGATACCGGCGGCCTCGAAATAAAGTTCAAGGATCCAGATGTGATGCTCGAGCTTACAAGGAGAATAGCTATGAGGGAAGGTATAGGAGACCTACTCGCTGAAGGGACATTGAGGGCAGCCGCGAAGATAGGTAAAGGTGCTGAAAGGTTTGCGATGCAGATCAAAGGCGTCGAAATGAGTGCGGGAGATCCGAGGGGCATGCCTGTCAGAGCAGTGTCGTATGCCACCGGAACAAGGGGAGCCGACCATCTCAGGTCGAACCCCTATATAGAGGAGATAGCGACACCCCAAGAGGCCAAGGAATGGTTTGGAAGCGAGGAGGCGTCTGACATAAAGGGCGGAGTCAAAGGTAAGGGTAGACTAGTCAAATGGAGTGAGGACTTCGTAACAATAGGAGACCTGCTCGGCCTATGCAAGTTCGCATACTACCGCTCAGCAACATTCGAATACCTAAGAAGGAAGGGAATAGAGATAGCGACAAAACTATACAATTCAATAACTGGATTAAACATTAGTGGGGAGGATATGATGAGGGCTGGTGAGAGGGTCTTCAACGTCGAGAAGGCGTTCAACACGAGGGAGGGCGCCTCCAGAAAGGACGATACGGTTCCTGCTAGATTCTTTGAGGAGCCTTTGCTTGGAGGCGGTCCCAGCGGAGGTGCAGTTGTTGATAGGGATAAGTTCCAAATTATTCTAGATGAATACTATGAAGCAAGGGGGTGGGATATATCGACGGGGCTCCCCAGATTGGGTAGACTTAGAATGTTAGGGCTTGAAGAGGTTGCTATGGACCTATCTAAAAGTATCACACTCAAAGATTAG
- a CDS encoding FxLYD domain-containing protein, translated as MSSQPDVTLKPNHSGWIDDVKHWYHVAGEVVAKDTGTSNYTVRVDATFQYNDGTPSETVSSYTFLELVGRSAGYDTAPFHIILANATKASKVSAYNLAIQIWPSNNYPYRQFTNSTASSVVAGELHLTGSVTNTGSVDATFVQVIATFYDVSDTVNYANWTYVSDMNLTAGSSASFELTALNKTNVKRYRLQVQCCEYEKTPTTPDFFLRPIFPIERSIVQGSSATYEIRII; from the coding sequence GTGAGCAGTCAACCGGACGTCACCCTAAAACCAAATCATTCCGGCTGGATCGATGATGTTAAGCATTGGTACCATGTTGCTGGAGAAGTAGTTGCAAAGGACACCGGCACATCAAATTACACTGTCAGGGTTGATGCGACATTTCAATACAATGACGGCACCCCTTCAGAGACTGTGTCTTCATACACATTTCTTGAACTCGTTGGGAGAAGCGCAGGTTATGATACAGCGCCCTTCCATATTATCTTGGCGAACGCAACAAAAGCCAGTAAAGTCTCCGCTTATAATCTAGCAATCCAAATATGGCCTTCAAACAATTACCCGTATAGACAGTTCACAAATTCTACAGCATCCTCAGTGGTTGCCGGTGAGCTTCACCTTACAGGAAGCGTAACCAATACAGGATCAGTCGATGCGACATTTGTTCAGGTTATAGCTACATTCTATGACGTAAGTGACACCGTAAACTATGCCAACTGGACATATGTGTCAGATATGAATCTGACAGCAGGAAGTTCAGCATCGTTTGAACTCACTGCGTTGAATAAGACAAATGTGAAAAGATACAGGTTACAAGTTCAGTGTTGTGAATATGAGAAGACTCCTACCACACCAGATTTCTTTCTGAGGCCTATATTCCCGATAGAGAGATCTATAGTTCAAGGAAGCTCGGCTACATATGAAATACGCATAATT
- a CDS encoding carboxypeptidase regulatory-like domain-containing protein, producing MRVKYLPPYILAFTVIMVMCISNVAAGGAIQGTVYTRNYLGDYRATGWANITVTGGPLIYSAQSHVDGSYQIFLPAGTYTVTAELPGYKPFTATVSVSEGSFTTLNFYLEESGVPIPEFTDYLRPTFISMLLILLVMVKRKIVVKNKHPINALETLQA from the coding sequence TTGAGAGTCAAATATCTCCCACCCTACATTCTAGCTTTCACAGTCATTATGGTGATGTGCATAAGCAATGTTGCTGCGGGTGGGGCGATTCAAGGAACGGTCTACACACGCAACTATTTAGGTGATTACAGGGCGACTGGATGGGCGAACATAACTGTAACAGGAGGTCCATTGATTTACAGTGCTCAGTCTCATGTAGACGGTAGTTACCAGATCTTCCTTCCAGCAGGAACATACACAGTCACCGCGGAGCTTCCTGGCTATAAACCGTTCACAGCCACAGTGAGTGTGTCAGAAGGCTCCTTTACAACACTCAACTTCTACCTGGAGGAATCAGGTGTTCCGATTCCTGAGTTTACAGACTATCTCAGACCAACATTCATATCCATGCTGCTCATCTTGCTGGTGATGGTGAAAAGAAAAATAGTCGTCAAAAATAAACATCCAATTAACGCATTGGAGACTCTCCAAGCCTAA
- the mtrH gene encoding tetrahydromethanopterin S-methyltransferase subunit H gives MFKFDVEQKIFEIAGVKVGGQPGQLPTVMVGSIFYLGDKVLQDDKEGRFDREGAEGLLRLESEVSEKTGNPRIVDVCGAWPKAIIRCIDFISEAIEGPFMIDGTTAEVRVAAAKHVGEVGLSERVVFNSITPEARPEELEAIRDAKIKAAILLTFNSRNMTVAGRFSTLKDSGERRGLLSLASDAGVEKMLVDTTVLDVPDPGPVAKTCHLVKKEYGLPTGAGVHNAIDRWVARKKQDQVTYRVNNAVAHVTPILMGANFLLYGPLRRAPEIYPPCALADAYVSYSMRQEYGVRPLTNNHPVFKIFS, from the coding sequence ATGTTCAAGTTTGATGTTGAACAGAAGATCTTTGAGATAGCCGGCGTGAAGGTTGGAGGCCAGCCAGGCCAGTTGCCGACGGTTATGGTTGGGAGCATATTCTATCTTGGCGATAAGGTCCTCCAAGACGACAAGGAGGGTAGGTTCGATAGGGAGGGTGCTGAGGGGCTGCTCAGGCTTGAGTCTGAGGTCTCAGAGAAGACCGGTAACCCTAGAATAGTTGATGTTTGTGGTGCTTGGCCGAAAGCCATCATAAGATGTATAGACTTCATCTCCGAGGCTATTGAGGGACCGTTCATGATTGACGGGACGACGGCGGAGGTTAGGGTTGCCGCAGCAAAGCATGTCGGTGAGGTTGGACTCTCCGAGAGGGTTGTCTTCAATTCGATAACCCCGGAGGCCAGGCCTGAGGAGTTGGAGGCTATAAGGGATGCTAAGATAAAGGCTGCGATCCTTTTAACCTTCAACTCGAGGAACATGACCGTCGCAGGAAGATTCTCAACCCTCAAGGACTCCGGTGAGAGGAGGGGTCTGTTGAGCTTGGCTTCTGATGCTGGCGTTGAGAAGATGCTCGTCGACACAACGGTTCTGGATGTTCCAGACCCTGGGCCTGTGGCCAAGACATGTCACCTTGTGAAGAAGGAGTACGGCCTACCGACAGGTGCAGGGGTCCATAACGCAATAGACAGGTGGGTTGCAAGAAAGAAACAGGATCAAGTAACTTACCGGGTTAACAACGCAGTAGCCCATGTTACACCAATACTGATGGGCGCCAACTTCCTACTATACGGCCCATTGAGGAGGGCCCCCGAGATCTACCCTCCATGCGCCCTAGCCGACGCATACGTCTCATACAGCATGAGGCAGGAGTACGGGGTCAGACCGCTGACCAACAACCACCCAGTATTCAAAATATTTTCCTAA
- a CDS encoding carboxymuconolactone decarboxylase family protein, which translates to MSERSKNLLDEMMRKRGYVYPSYRMLAEDDPDFLETYDKLYELAMIRTRIFPEKIKELFYVAAIAARNPGDNSALKNHMRRALEKGATKEEILETLKCAFFPGGALSLLYSINTLMEVLKERGEK; encoded by the coding sequence ATGAGTGAGAGGTCAAAGAATCTTCTCGATGAGATGATGAGGAAGAGGGGTTACGTCTATCCTTCGTATAGGATGCTTGCGGAGGATGACCCTGACTTCCTCGAGACGTACGACAAGCTTTATGAGCTCGCCATGATCCGTACAAGAATATTTCCTGAGAAGATAAAGGAACTCTTCTATGTCGCCGCTATAGCTGCAAGGAACCCTGGAGACAACTCAGCTTTGAAGAATCATATGAGGAGGGCTTTGGAGAAGGGTGCGACGAAGGAAGAGATTCTTGAAACATTGAAATGTGCATTCTTCCCTGGAGGCGCCCTCAGTCTCTTGTATAGTATAAATACTTTGATGGAGGTCTTGAAGGAGAGGGGTGAGAAATAG